One part of the Arabidopsis thaliana chromosome 1 sequence genome encodes these proteins:
- a CDS encoding wound-responsive family protein (wound-responsive family protein; BEST Arabidopsis thaliana protein match is: unknown protein (TAIR:AT1G77310.1); Has 560 Blast hits to 534 proteins in 143 species: Archae - 0; Bacteria - 34; Metazoa - 261; Fungi - 64; Plants - 78; Viruses - 0; Other Eukaryotes - 123 (source: NCBI BLink).), with product MSEVNEMSGGSIGGELLRASPKVLTAGDRKLLKVELRPGDTTYVSWKKLMRDAGKVNGLSASVPDPPPNANPNLEFRIAPGHPVEIETNEQPHSNRFNAVIEKIERLYKGNDSSDGEELDGAPDDDEYDTEDSFIDDAELDEYFEVDNSTVKHDGFYVNRGKLERMEPSTTSNQQPKKRRRKDSAKPCRDAVDVSDKHTKLSITARKKDQSTAPGSWKTQESPLPSGAQDANTSVPLDDVKHSDRANHQSRNDTSHKSRETGSSSALHQKYSNKSLHQQSTSLLGKSPPNVFAEVTVVRQKENNGMHQLANVTGSRQSSQASKKDGSNVKSKTSILEKAIRELEKVVVESRPPAITENQEADTSSQAVKRRLPRDVKLKLAKVARIAQASQGKHSTELINRLMSIVGHLIQLRSLKRNLKIMIDMGDSATREKDTRFKQINNEVLDMIKAKVSLMESQAIKPEGATSDDFQDSVEKPSLKKFVMDAALEDKLCDLYDIFIDGLDEDQGPQTKKLYVNLAELWPNRLMDYRGIKHAIFRAKERRKALYGNLAKEMDQTKMKKSMKQLVPRTDCTAQPNTELVVQRQHSGEKKLIVDPNATSTSVVTSQTMVDRSNQQQPEKLKGISSSCNPTEETRVVKRKNEAVMAEKQVVLALKKPEHPQTRVIPAPQNLNIPRTTPDLNLPS from the exons ATGTCGGAAGTTAATGAGATGAGTGGTGGTTCTATTGGCGGCGAATTGTTGAGAGCGTCGCCGAAGGTTTTAACGGCCGGTGATCGGAAATTACTCAAGGTGGAGCTTCGGCCAGGGGATACGACGTATGTTTCGTGGAAGAAGCTTATGAGGGATGCTGGTAAGGTCAATGGTTTATCGGCTTCGGTTCCCGACCCGCCTCCTAATGCTAACCCTAACCTTGAGTTTCGAATTGCACCG GGGCATCCAGTAGAGATTGAAACGAATGAACAACCTCATTCTAACCGTTTCAACGCTGTTATTGAGAAGATAGAGAGGCTCTATAAG GGGAACGATAGCAGTGATGGGGAAGAGTTAGACGGTGCtcctgatgatgatgagtatGACACTGAAGATTCATTTATAGATGATGCTGAACTG GATGAGTATTTCGAAGTTGATAATTCAACAGTTAAACATGATGGATTTTATGTAAATAGAGGCAAGTTGGAGCGGAT GGAACCTTCAACAACATCTAACCAGCAACCCAAAAAACGGCGACGAAAAGATTCAGCAAAACCCTGTCGTGATGCAGTTGACGTATCCGATAAACACACCAAGTTGTCTATAACAGCTAGGAAAAAG GATCAATCAACTGCTCCTGGGTCCTGGAAAACACAGGAGTCACCTTTGCCTTCTGGAGCGCAAGATGCAAATACTTCAGTACCTCTGGATGATGTGAAGCATTCTGATAGAGCAAATCATCAGTCTAGGAATGATACAAGTCACAAGTCAAGGGAAACTGGATCCTCTAGTGCCCTTCATCAGAAATACAGCAACAAAAGCTTACACCAACAATCTACGTCCCTGCTAGGAAAATCTCCCCCCAATGTCTTTGCAGAGGTAACAGTAGTCCGtcagaaagaaaacaatggtATGCATCAGCTGGCAAATGTAACGGGAAGCAGACAATCTAGTCAAGCGTCT AAAAAAGATGGTTCTAATGTGAAGTCTAAAACCTCAATCCTCGAGAAAGCCATAAGGGAACTGGAGAAGGTGGTTGTGGAAT CAAGGCCTCCTGCTATCACTGAAAATCAAGAAGCTGATACCTCATCCCAGGCAGTGAAGAGAAGATTGCCCAGGGATGTTAAATTGAAACTTGCTAAAGTTGCTAGGATTGCG CAGGCAAGCCAGGGAAAACATTCAACAGAGTTAATCAACCGTCTTATGAGCATTGTTGGTCACCTAATCCAGCTTAGGTCTCTTAAG AGGAACTTGAAAATCATGATTGATATGGGAGATTCTGCAACCCGAGAAAAGGATACTAGGTTCAAGCAAATCAACAATGAAGTTCTTGATATGATAAAGGCCAAAGTTTCTTTGATGGAATCACag GCAATCAAACCAGAAGGTGCAACATCAGACGATTTTCAGGACTCAGTAGAAAAGCCATCTTTGAAGAAGTTTGTCATGGATGCGGCATTGGAGGATAAATTGTGTGACCTATATGACATATTTATCGAC GGATTGGATGAAGATCAAGgtccacaaacaaaaaagctatATGTCAAT TTGGCTGAACTCTGGCCAAATAGATTGATGGATTATCGTGGGATCAAACATGCAATTTTCCGGGCAAAGGAGAGACGAAAAGCATTGTATGGAAACCTTGCGAAAGAGATG gatcaaacaaagatgaagaagagtatgAAGCAGTTGGTACCAAGAACAGACTGTACTGCTCAGCCCAACACcgaattagtggttcagagACAACACAgtggggaaaaaaaattgattgttGATCCAAATGCAACCAGCACTTCCGTGGTCACTAGTCAAACTATGGTTGACAGATCAAATCAGCAGCAGCCTGAGAAGCTAAAGGGAATCTCAAGCTCTTGCAATCCTACAGAGGAAACAAGAGTGGTCAAGAGAAAGAACGAGGCTGTAATGGCTGAGAAACAAGTCGTTCTTGCCCTGAAGAAGCCCGAACATCCACAGACACGTGTAATCCCAGCTCCTCAGAATCTGAACATCCCACGAACAACCCCGGACCTGAACTTGCCAAGTTGA
- a CDS encoding wound-responsive family protein: MSEVNEMSGGSIGGELLRASPKVLTAGDRKLLKVELRPGDTTYVSWKKLMRDAGKVNGLSASVPDPPPNANPNLEFRIAPGHPVEIETNEQPHSNRFNAVIEKIERLYKGNDSSDGEELDGAPDDDEYDTEDSFIDDAELDEYFEVDNSTVKHDGFYVNRGKLERMEPSTTSNQQPKKRRRKDSAKPCRDAVDVSDKHTKLSITARKKDQSTAPGSWKTQESPLPSGAQDANTSVPLDDVKHSDRANHQSRNDTSHKSRETGSSSALHQKYSNKSLHQQSTSLLGKSPPNVFAEVTVVRQKENNGMHQLANVTGSRQSSQASKKDGSNVKSKTSILEKAIRELEKVVVESRPPAITENQEADTSSQAVKRRLPRDVKLKLAKVARIAASQGKHSTELINRLMSIVGHLIQLRSLKRNLKIMIDMGDSATREKDTRFKQINNEVLDMIKAKVSLMESQAIKPEGATSDDFQDSVEKPSLKKFVMDAALEDKLCDLYDIFIDVIIIYLYNLPCQF, translated from the exons ATGTCGGAAGTTAATGAGATGAGTGGTGGTTCTATTGGCGGCGAATTGTTGAGAGCGTCGCCGAAGGTTTTAACGGCCGGTGATCGGAAATTACTCAAGGTGGAGCTTCGGCCAGGGGATACGACGTATGTTTCGTGGAAGAAGCTTATGAGGGATGCTGGTAAGGTCAATGGTTTATCGGCTTCGGTTCCCGACCCGCCTCCTAATGCTAACCCTAACCTTGAGTTTCGAATTGCACCG GGGCATCCAGTAGAGATTGAAACGAATGAACAACCTCATTCTAACCGTTTCAACGCTGTTATTGAGAAGATAGAGAGGCTCTATAAG GGGAACGATAGCAGTGATGGGGAAGAGTTAGACGGTGCtcctgatgatgatgagtatGACACTGAAGATTCATTTATAGATGATGCTGAACTG GATGAGTATTTCGAAGTTGATAATTCAACAGTTAAACATGATGGATTTTATGTAAATAGAGGCAAGTTGGAGCGGAT GGAACCTTCAACAACATCTAACCAGCAACCCAAAAAACGGCGACGAAAAGATTCAGCAAAACCCTGTCGTGATGCAGTTGACGTATCCGATAAACACACCAAGTTGTCTATAACAGCTAGGAAAAAG GATCAATCAACTGCTCCTGGGTCCTGGAAAACACAGGAGTCACCTTTGCCTTCTGGAGCGCAAGATGCAAATACTTCAGTACCTCTGGATGATGTGAAGCATTCTGATAGAGCAAATCATCAGTCTAGGAATGATACAAGTCACAAGTCAAGGGAAACTGGATCCTCTAGTGCCCTTCATCAGAAATACAGCAACAAAAGCTTACACCAACAATCTACGTCCCTGCTAGGAAAATCTCCCCCCAATGTCTTTGCAGAGGTAACAGTAGTCCGtcagaaagaaaacaatggtATGCATCAGCTGGCAAATGTAACGGGAAGCAGACAATCTAGTCAAGCGTCT AAAAAAGATGGTTCTAATGTGAAGTCTAAAACCTCAATCCTCGAGAAAGCCATAAGGGAACTGGAGAAGGTGGTTGTGGAAT CAAGGCCTCCTGCTATCACTGAAAATCAAGAAGCTGATACCTCATCCCAGGCAGTGAAGAGAAGATTGCCCAGGGATGTTAAATTGAAACTTGCTAAAGTTGCTAGGATTGCG GCAAGCCAGGGAAAACATTCAACAGAGTTAATCAACCGTCTTATGAGCATTGTTGGTCACCTAATCCAGCTTAGGTCTCTTAAG AGGAACTTGAAAATCATGATTGATATGGGAGATTCTGCAACCCGAGAAAAGGATACTAGGTTCAAGCAAATCAACAATGAAGTTCTTGATATGATAAAGGCCAAAGTTTCTTTGATGGAATCACag GCAATCAAACCAGAAGGTGCAACATCAGACGATTTTCAGGACTCAGTAGAAAAGCCATCTTTGAAGAAGTTTGTCATGGATGCGGCATTGGAGGATAAATTGTGTGACCTATATGACATATTTATCGACGTAATTATCATTTACCTTTATAATCTGCCATGCCAATTCTAG
- a CDS encoding wound-responsive family protein has product MSEVNEMSGGSIGGELLRASPKVLTAGDRKLLKVELRPGDTTYVSWKKLMRDAGKVNGLSASVPDPPPNANPNLEFRIAPGHPVEIETNEQPHSNRFNAVIEKIERLYKGNDSSDGEELDGAPDDDEYDTEDSFIDDAELDEYFEVDNSTVKHDGFYVNRGKLERMEPSTTSNQQPKKRRRKDSAKPCRDAVDVSDKHTKLSITARKKDQSTAPGSWKTQESPLPSGAQDANTSVPLDDVKHSDRANHQSRNDTSHKSRETGSSSALHQKYSNKSLHQQSTSLLGKSPPNVFAEVTVVRQKENNGMHQLANVTGSRQSSQASKKDGSNVKSKTSILEKAIRELEKVVVESRPPAITENQEADTSSQAVKRRLPRDVKLKLAKVARIAASQGKHSTELINRLMSIVGHLIQLRSLKRNLKIMIDMGDSATREKDTRFKQINNEVLDMIKAKVSLMESQVLSLSLCSNLKLLDRHFFHPWLFYLITFLEVSLTFMKSGVLSDNGFP; this is encoded by the exons ATGTCGGAAGTTAATGAGATGAGTGGTGGTTCTATTGGCGGCGAATTGTTGAGAGCGTCGCCGAAGGTTTTAACGGCCGGTGATCGGAAATTACTCAAGGTGGAGCTTCGGCCAGGGGATACGACGTATGTTTCGTGGAAGAAGCTTATGAGGGATGCTGGTAAGGTCAATGGTTTATCGGCTTCGGTTCCCGACCCGCCTCCTAATGCTAACCCTAACCTTGAGTTTCGAATTGCACCG GGGCATCCAGTAGAGATTGAAACGAATGAACAACCTCATTCTAACCGTTTCAACGCTGTTATTGAGAAGATAGAGAGGCTCTATAAG GGGAACGATAGCAGTGATGGGGAAGAGTTAGACGGTGCtcctgatgatgatgagtatGACACTGAAGATTCATTTATAGATGATGCTGAACTG GATGAGTATTTCGAAGTTGATAATTCAACAGTTAAACATGATGGATTTTATGTAAATAGAGGCAAGTTGGAGCGGAT GGAACCTTCAACAACATCTAACCAGCAACCCAAAAAACGGCGACGAAAAGATTCAGCAAAACCCTGTCGTGATGCAGTTGACGTATCCGATAAACACACCAAGTTGTCTATAACAGCTAGGAAAAAG GATCAATCAACTGCTCCTGGGTCCTGGAAAACACAGGAGTCACCTTTGCCTTCTGGAGCGCAAGATGCAAATACTTCAGTACCTCTGGATGATGTGAAGCATTCTGATAGAGCAAATCATCAGTCTAGGAATGATACAAGTCACAAGTCAAGGGAAACTGGATCCTCTAGTGCCCTTCATCAGAAATACAGCAACAAAAGCTTACACCAACAATCTACGTCCCTGCTAGGAAAATCTCCCCCCAATGTCTTTGCAGAGGTAACAGTAGTCCGtcagaaagaaaacaatggtATGCATCAGCTGGCAAATGTAACGGGAAGCAGACAATCTAGTCAAGCGTCT AAAAAAGATGGTTCTAATGTGAAGTCTAAAACCTCAATCCTCGAGAAAGCCATAAGGGAACTGGAGAAGGTGGTTGTGGAAT CAAGGCCTCCTGCTATCACTGAAAATCAAGAAGCTGATACCTCATCCCAGGCAGTGAAGAGAAGATTGCCCAGGGATGTTAAATTGAAACTTGCTAAAGTTGCTAGGATTGCG GCAAGCCAGGGAAAACATTCAACAGAGTTAATCAACCGTCTTATGAGCATTGTTGGTCACCTAATCCAGCTTAGGTCTCTTAAG AGGAACTTGAAAATCATGATTGATATGGGAGATTCTGCAACCCGAGAAAAGGATACTAGGTTCAAGCAAATCAACAATGAAGTTCTTGATATGATAAAGGCCAAAGTTTCTTTGATGGAATCACaggttctctctctctctctctgttctaATCTTAAGTTGCTTGATAGGCATTTCTTTCATCCATGGCTTTTCTATCTTATTACATTCTTGGAAGTGTCATTAACTTTTATGAAATCTGGAGTTCTCTCTGATAATGGTTTTCCGTAG
- a CDS encoding wound-responsive family protein (wound-responsive family protein; FUNCTIONS IN: molecular_function unknown; INVOLVED IN: response to wounding; LOCATED IN: cellular_component unknown; EXPRESSED IN: 24 plant structures; EXPRESSED DURING: 14 growth stages; BEST Arabidopsis thaliana protein match is: unknown protein (TAIR:AT1G77310.1).), producing MSEVNEMSGGSIGGELLRASPKVLTAGDRKLLKVELRPGDTTYVSWKKLMRDAGKVNGLSASVPDPPPNANPNLEFRIAPGHPVEIETNEQPHSNRFNAVIEKIERLYKGNDSSDGEELDGAPDDDEYDTEDSFIDDAELDEYFEVDNSTVKHDGFYVNRGKLERMEPSTTSNQQPKKRRRKDSAKPCRDAVDVSDKHTKLSITARKKDQSTAPGSWKTQESPLPSGAQDANTSVPLDDVKHSDRANHQSRNDTSHKSRETGSSSALHQKYSNKSLHQQSTSLLGKSPPNVFAEVTVVRQKENNGMHQLANVTGSRQSSQASKKDGSNVKSKTSILEKAIRELEKVVVESRPPAITENQEADTSSQAVKRRLPRDVKLKLAKVARIAQASQGKHSTELINRLMSIVGHLIQLRSLKRNLKIMIDMGDSATREKDTRFKQINNEVLDMIKAKVSLMESQAIKPEGATSDDFQDSVEKPSLKKFVMDAALEDKLCDLYDIFIDGLDEDQGPQTKKLYVNLAELWPNRLMDYRGIKHAIFRAKERRKALYGNLAKEMVDQTKMKKSMKQLVPRTDCTAQPNTELVVQRQHSGEKKLIVDPNATSTSVVTSQTMVDRSNQQQPEKLKGISSSCNPTEETRVVKRKNEAVMAEKQVVLALKKPEHPQTRVIPAPQNLNIPRTTPDLNLPS from the exons ATGTCGGAAGTTAATGAGATGAGTGGTGGTTCTATTGGCGGCGAATTGTTGAGAGCGTCGCCGAAGGTTTTAACGGCCGGTGATCGGAAATTACTCAAGGTGGAGCTTCGGCCAGGGGATACGACGTATGTTTCGTGGAAGAAGCTTATGAGGGATGCTGGTAAGGTCAATGGTTTATCGGCTTCGGTTCCCGACCCGCCTCCTAATGCTAACCCTAACCTTGAGTTTCGAATTGCACCG GGGCATCCAGTAGAGATTGAAACGAATGAACAACCTCATTCTAACCGTTTCAACGCTGTTATTGAGAAGATAGAGAGGCTCTATAAG GGGAACGATAGCAGTGATGGGGAAGAGTTAGACGGTGCtcctgatgatgatgagtatGACACTGAAGATTCATTTATAGATGATGCTGAACTG GATGAGTATTTCGAAGTTGATAATTCAACAGTTAAACATGATGGATTTTATGTAAATAGAGGCAAGTTGGAGCGGAT GGAACCTTCAACAACATCTAACCAGCAACCCAAAAAACGGCGACGAAAAGATTCAGCAAAACCCTGTCGTGATGCAGTTGACGTATCCGATAAACACACCAAGTTGTCTATAACAGCTAGGAAAAAG GATCAATCAACTGCTCCTGGGTCCTGGAAAACACAGGAGTCACCTTTGCCTTCTGGAGCGCAAGATGCAAATACTTCAGTACCTCTGGATGATGTGAAGCATTCTGATAGAGCAAATCATCAGTCTAGGAATGATACAAGTCACAAGTCAAGGGAAACTGGATCCTCTAGTGCCCTTCATCAGAAATACAGCAACAAAAGCTTACACCAACAATCTACGTCCCTGCTAGGAAAATCTCCCCCCAATGTCTTTGCAGAGGTAACAGTAGTCCGtcagaaagaaaacaatggtATGCATCAGCTGGCAAATGTAACGGGAAGCAGACAATCTAGTCAAGCGTCT AAAAAAGATGGTTCTAATGTGAAGTCTAAAACCTCAATCCTCGAGAAAGCCATAAGGGAACTGGAGAAGGTGGTTGTGGAAT CAAGGCCTCCTGCTATCACTGAAAATCAAGAAGCTGATACCTCATCCCAGGCAGTGAAGAGAAGATTGCCCAGGGATGTTAAATTGAAACTTGCTAAAGTTGCTAGGATTGCG CAGGCAAGCCAGGGAAAACATTCAACAGAGTTAATCAACCGTCTTATGAGCATTGTTGGTCACCTAATCCAGCTTAGGTCTCTTAAG AGGAACTTGAAAATCATGATTGATATGGGAGATTCTGCAACCCGAGAAAAGGATACTAGGTTCAAGCAAATCAACAATGAAGTTCTTGATATGATAAAGGCCAAAGTTTCTTTGATGGAATCACag GCAATCAAACCAGAAGGTGCAACATCAGACGATTTTCAGGACTCAGTAGAAAAGCCATCTTTGAAGAAGTTTGTCATGGATGCGGCATTGGAGGATAAATTGTGTGACCTATATGACATATTTATCGAC GGATTGGATGAAGATCAAGgtccacaaacaaaaaagctatATGTCAAT TTGGCTGAACTCTGGCCAAATAGATTGATGGATTATCGTGGGATCAAACATGCAATTTTCCGGGCAAAGGAGAGACGAAAAGCATTGTATGGAAACCTTGCGAAAGAGATGGTA gatcaaacaaagatgaagaagagtatgAAGCAGTTGGTACCAAGAACAGACTGTACTGCTCAGCCCAACACcgaattagtggttcagagACAACACAgtggggaaaaaaaattgattgttGATCCAAATGCAACCAGCACTTCCGTGGTCACTAGTCAAACTATGGTTGACAGATCAAATCAGCAGCAGCCTGAGAAGCTAAAGGGAATCTCAAGCTCTTGCAATCCTACAGAGGAAACAAGAGTGGTCAAGAGAAAGAACGAGGCTGTAATGGCTGAGAAACAAGTCGTTCTTGCCCTGAAGAAGCCCGAACATCCACAGACACGTGTAATCCCAGCTCCTCAGAATCTGAACATCCCACGAACAACCCCGGACCTGAACTTGCCAAGTTGA
- the PUM20 gene encoding pumilio 20 (pumilio 20 (PUM20); FUNCTIONS IN: RNA binding, binding; CONTAINS InterPro DOMAIN/s: Pumilio RNA-binding repeat (InterPro:IPR001313), Armadillo-like helical (InterPro:IPR011989), Armadillo-type fold (InterPro:IPR016024); BEST Arabidopsis thaliana protein match is: pumilio 18 (TAIR:AT5G60110.1); Has 2073 Blast hits to 1204 proteins in 222 species: Archae - 0; Bacteria - 0; Metazoa - 801; Fungi - 431; Plants - 579; Viruses - 0; Other Eukaryotes - 262 (source: NCBI BLink).) codes for MAHQLRFAAAREPISEEYPAVALPHPRCISVAFPPPRFTPSPSPLTNYSFLAALTPQELEMRLQIAMDVQMISKLDQRKLQTMASLLTSDPDYFLMIARNMNGSKRIQKLLGKTDDVDALFAAAILRRFLHIITDKYASYVVRRGMTVFDKKKKKAMYEHILHYASHIARDKHALVLSNDAYGNFVIQRVLKLNDLRSKNNIVVSLRGHFVDLSFQKYGSYVVDVLLETKESMVVVVEELMECEGDMLMRLARNEYGNFLVCKALRVTQKEMVRTDLFWGLVHKLKPFHNLLRWSRGKNIASILNSIR; via the exons ATGGCACACCAGCTCCGTTTTGCCGCCGCAAGAGAACCCATCTCAGAAGAGTATCCGGCGGTTGCTCTTCCTCATCCACGTTGCATCTCCGTCGCGTTTCCTCCTCCGAGATTCACACCATCTCCGTCGCCTTTAACTAATTACTCATTCTTGGCCGCATTAACTCCTCAAGAACTGGAGATGCGTTTGCAAATTGCAATGGATGTCC AGATGATCTCGAAGTTAGACCAAAGAAAGCTTCAAACGATGGCGTCATTGCTGACATCAGATCCCGATTACTTCTTGATGATCGCAAGAAACATGAACGGCTCCAAACGCATTCAGAAACTTCTCGGAAAAACAGATGACGTGGACGCTTTATTCGCCGCCGCTATCTTGCGCCGCTTCCTCCACATCATCACCGACAAGTACGCGTCGTACGTGGTGAGACGGGGGATGACAGTTTtcgataagaagaagaaaaaagcaatGTACGAGCACATTCTCCACTACGCGAGCCACATAGCGCGTGATAAACACG CTCTTGTACTAAGCAACGATGCTTATGGGAACTTTGTGATACAACGCGTGCTTAAACTGAATGACTTGCGTAGCAAGAACAACATCGTCGTTAGTCTACGTGGCCACTTTGTTGATCTCTCGTTTCAGAAATATGGAAGCTACGTTGTGGATGTACTTTTGGAGACGAAGGAGTCAAtggttgtggtggtggaggagctTATGGAATGTGAAGGAGATATGTTGATGAGGTTGGCGAGGAATGAGTATGGGAATTTCTTGGTGTGCAAGGCACTGAGAGTCACGCAGAAGGAGATGGTTAGGACTGATCTGTTTTGGGGTTTGGTGCATAAGCTCAAGCCTTTTCACAATCTCTTGCGTTGGTCTCGTGGAAAGAACATTGCATCCATCTTAAACTCGATTCGTTAG